The following are from one region of the Ananas comosus cultivar F153 linkage group 20, ASM154086v1, whole genome shotgun sequence genome:
- the LOC109725509 gene encoding long chain acyl-CoA synthetase 9, chloroplastic-like: MNPYIVGIFVPVILSLMLRKRKDNKKRGVPIDVGGEPGYAIRNYRFATPVESHWDGVSTLAELFEMCCTRYAHTPLFGSRKLISREIEVNSEGKSFEKLHLGDYEWLSYGEAFNVVCHFASGLVQIGHGKDERVAIFAETRAEWQIALQGCFRRSITVVTVYASLGEGALCQSLNETEVTTVICGPKELKKLIAISGQLDTVKSVIYMNEEGVSSDVSSAEKNTNWKIVQFEEVVELGKENPADADLPASADIAVIMYTSGSTGVPKGVMMTHHNVLATISAVMTIVPDIGNNDVYMAYLPLAHILELAAEAVMAAIGGAIGYGSPLTLSDTSNKIKKGTKGDASVLRPTLMTAVPAILDRVRDGVRKKVDEKGGIAKKLFDIAYSRRLAAINGSWFGACGPEKLLWDVLVFKKVRAILGGRIRFVLSGGAPLSGDTQRFINICLGAPIGQGYGLTETCAGGTFSEFDDTSVGRVGAPLPCSYIKLIDWPEGGYLITDSPMPRGEIVIGGPNVTVGYFKREAKTKESYKVDERGMRWFYTGDIGRFHPDGCLEIIDRKKDIVKLQHGEYVSLGKVEAVLIGSPYVDNVMVYADPFHSYCVALVVAARSELENWASKQGIKYGDFSDLCQKQEAVDEVLRSLVKVAKQANLDKFEIPSKIKLLHEPWTPESDLVTAALKLKREVIRKVFADDLASLYT; encoded by the exons ATGAATCCCTACATAGTTGGCATATTTGTACCTGTTATATTATCCTTGATGTTACGAAAGAGGAAGGATAATAAGAAGAGGGGAGTACCGATCGATGTTGGCGGAGAACCTGGATATGCTATTCGTAATTACCGTTTCGCCACTCCCGTGGAGTCGCATTGGGACGGAGTATCCACACTTGCTGAGTTATTTGAGATGTGCTGTACAAGATATGCCCACACGCCTCTGTTCGGATCGAGAAAATTGATTTCGAGGGAGATTGAAGTGAATTCGGAAGGGAAATCATTTGAGAAGCTCCATCTGGGTGATTATGAGTGGTTAAGTTACGGCGAGGCGTTTAATGTAGTGTGTCATTTTGCGTCTGGGTTGGTGCAAATTGGGCACGGAAAGGATGAACGCGTCGCTATTTTTGCCGAAACTCGAGCTGAGTGGCAGATTGCTTTACAG GGTTGTTTTAGGCGAAGTATCACGGTTGTCACTGTATATGCTTCTTTGGGGGAGGGAGCTCTTTGCCAGTCATTAAACGAG ACTGAGGTTACAACTGTAATTTGCGGACCTAAAGAATTGAAGAAGCTGATTGCTATAAGTGGACAACTCGACACGGTAAAAAGTGTAATATATATGAACGAGGAGGGAGTCTCGTCTGACGTCTCCTCGGCCGAGAAGAACACTAACTGGAAAATCGTACAATTTGAGGAAGTTGTGGAATTAGGAAAGGAAAATCCTGCTGATGCTGATTTGCCTGCCTCAGCTGACATTGCTGTGATCATGTACACTAGTGGCAGCACTGGCGTGCCGAAG GGAGTAATGATGACACATCACAATGTGCTAGCTACAATTTCAGCTGTTATGACCATCGTCCCCGACATCGGAAATAATGATGTATACATGGCATACCTGCCATTAGCTCATATACTCGAGCTAGCAGCCGAG GCTGTAATGGCTGCAATCGGAGGCGCTATAGGGTATGGTTCACCTCTGACTCTTAGTGATACatcaaataagataaaaaagggAACAAAAGGCGATGCCTCAGTGTTGAGACCCACCCTTATGACTGCTGTGCCTGCCATACTCGACCGTGTTCGTGACGGTGTGCGGAAAAAG GTAGATGAAAAGGGTGGCATTGCAAAGAAACTATTCGATATCGCTTATAGTCGTCGTTTAGCGGCTATTAATGGAAGCTGGTTTGGTGCATGCGGGCCAGAGAAGCTATTGTGGGATGTTCTCGTCTTCAAAAAG GTTCGTGCGATATTGGGGGGTCGCATTCGTTTTGTACTCTCTGGAGGAGCTCCTCTCTCTGGAGATACACAAAGATTCATCAACATATGCCTTGG GGCTCCAATAGGGCAAGGATATGGTCTAACGGAAACTTGCGCTGGAGGGACATTTTCGGAATTCGACGACACATCAGTTGGCCGTGTTGGCGCTCCACTTCCTTGTTCATACATCAAG TTAATTGACTGGCCAGAGGGTGGATATTTAATAACTGATTCGCCGATGCCTCGAGGGGAAATAGTCATCGGGGGACCGAATGTTACTGTGGGCTACTTCAAAAGGGAGGCAAAAACTAAAGAATCCTACAAG GTCGATGAAAGAGGTATGCGGTGGTTTTACACCGGCGATATTGGGCGTTTTCACCCGGACGGTTGCCTCGAGATCATCGATCGTAAAAAGGATATCGTAAAACTCCAACACGGTGAATACGTCTCTCTCGGAAAG GTGGAGGCGGTTTTAATTGGGAGCCCGTACGTCGACAACGTCATGGTGTACGCAGATCCGTTCCACAGCTACTGCGTCGCGCTCGTCGTAGCTGCTCGAAGTGAATTAGAAAACTGGGCTTCGAAGCAAGGAATCAAATATGGCGATTTCTCCGATTTATGTCAAAAACAAGAAGCTGTCGACGAAGTGCTCAGATCATTAGTGAAG GTCGCGAAGCAGGCGAATTTGGATAAATTCGAGATTCCGTCGAAGATCAAACTGCTTCATGAGCCATGGACGCCGGAATCCGACCTCGTAACCGCCGCGCTCAAGCTCAAGAGAGAAGTCATCAGAAAAGTGTTCGCCGACGATCTCGCAAGCTTGTATACCTGA
- the LOC109725976 gene encoding F-box protein 7: MASDISVAVPSECSPFSRSQTAKTLATERPWLNLYGVRVRPVAPFESLSGKRFVDPALIHRCLPDELLFEVFTRMCPYTLGRAACVCRKWRYTIRNPSLWRSACLKTWQMSGAEANYKIVRSVYDGSWRKMWVQRPRLRTDGLYVSRNTYIHTGVAEWKVTNPVHVVCYYRYLRFYSSGKFLYKISSQRVKEVVKCMNFRASKADCVFKGDSILSGDQVEAALLYPGLRLTLLRMRLRLRGTTIGANNRLDVVKLVTTGVNEDDLKNREDDVLRIVEGWEEDETHDPDVPAISHRRGLTPFVFVPFEETETSVLNLPVDKMDYFVPG, translated from the exons atggcttcag ATATCTCAGTAGCAGTTCCTTCAGAATGTAGCCCATTTTCTCGGTCCCAAACCGCAAAAACACTTGCAACAGAGAGACCCTGGTTGA ATCTTTATGGTGTTAGGGTTCGGCCTGTAGCTCCTTTCGAAAGTCTCAGCGGCAAGCGCTTTGTTGATCCGGCCCTTATTCATCGTTGTTTGCCAGATGAGTTGCTCTTTGAG GTTTTTACAAGGATGTGCCCATACACTCTAGGAAGGGCCGCATGTGTCTGTAGGAAGTGGAGATACACTATTCGAAATCCTAGTCTATGGCGAAGTGCTTGCCTAAAAACTTGGCAG ATGTCAGGAGCAGAGGCTAATTACAAAATTGTTCGGTCCGTGTACGACGGTTCTTGGAGAAAAATGTGGGTTCAGAGGCCGCGACTTCGAACTGATG GTCTCTATGTCAGTCGGAACACTTATATTCACACCGGGGTTGCAGAATGGAAGGTTACGAATCCTGTCCATGTG GTTTGTTACTATCGATACCTGCGATTTTACTCGAGTGGCAAGTTCCTCTACAAG ATCTCTTCTCAGAGAGTTAAAGAGGTGgtgaaatgcatgaatttccgCGCATCTAAAGCCGACTGTGTTTTCAAAGGCGACTCTATATTATCTGGGGACCAG GTCGAAGCTGCTCTTTTGTACCCAGGCCTGCGTCTCACTCTCCTTAGGATGCGCCTTAG GCTTAGAGGGACGACAATAGGAGCAAACAATCGACTGGATGTCGTGAAGCTCGTCACAACCGGAGTCAACGAAGATGATTTAAAGAACAGAGAGGACGACGTGCTGAGAATTGTCGAAGGTTGGGAGGAGGACGAGACGCACGACCCCGACGTGCCGGCTATCTCGCACCGCAGGGGTTTAACTCCCTTTGTTTTCGTCCCGTTCGAAGAG ACCGAAACATCAGTGTTGAATCTTCCGGTCGACAAGATGGATTACTTCGTACCTGGATGA
- the LOC109725735 gene encoding V-type proton ATPase subunit c1, with the protein MSSFSGDETAPFFGFLGAAAALVFSCMGAAYGTAKSGVGVASMGVMRPELVMKSIVPVVMAGVLGIYGLIIAVIISTGINPKAKSYYLFDGYAHLSSGLACGLAGLSAGMAIGIVGDAGVRANAQQPKLFVGMILILIFAEALALYGLIVGIILSSRAGQSRAE; encoded by the exons ATGTCTTCGTTCAGCGGCGACGAGACCGCCCCCTTCTTCGGCTTCctcggcgcggcggcggcgctcgtcTTCTCCT GCATGGGGGCGGCGTACGGCACGGCGAAGAGCGGCGTCGGGGTGGCGTCGATGGGGGTGATGCGCCCGGAGCTGGTGATGAAGTCGATCGTGCCCGTGGTCATGGCGGGAGTGCTCGGGATCTACGGCCTCATCATCGCCGTGATCATCAGCACCGGGATCAACCCTAAGGCGAAGTCGTACTACCTCTTCGATGGCTACGCGCACCTCTCCTCGGGGCTCGCGTGTGGCCTCGCCGGGCTCTCCGCGGGGATGGCGATCGGGATCGTCGGCGATGCTGGAGTTAG GGCGAACGCGCAGCAGCCGAAGTTGTTTGTGGGCATGatcctcatcctcatcttcGCGGAAGCGCTCGCCCTATACGGCCTCATCGTCGGCATCATCCTCTCATCACGCGCCGGGCAATCTCGGGCCGAGTAA